DNA sequence from the Marmota flaviventris isolate mMarFla1 chromosome 15, mMarFla1.hap1, whole genome shotgun sequence genome:
GCCGCCTCCTCCCAGGCCCAGCCCGTCCAGGCCGGGCCATCAAGTGAGGCTGGGCTGCCTAGTGGGGGGGGCTCCGCGCCCCGTTCCTGCCATCTCGTGGACGCCCCCACCCCCCTGCCTTGGAGCATCTTTCTGGCTCTGGGATGCAGGCGAAGTGGAAGCCCCAGGTGCTACTGGACCCCCTCAGGAACTCGGTGCCTGCCCTTCTCTCTTGGTGTTCAGGGGGAACCCATGAGCAAGCAGGCTTTCCCTCCGCCTGCCCAGGTTTACCCAGATGCCCTGGCCCCCTTGTTCCTCCTGCTGGCACATGGCCTTCTGTGCCCAGCCGTGTGCCAGCCACAGGAGTGTAGAAGGGCCAGAAGTCAGCCCCAGCGGTTGCTGCCCAAAGACTTGTGTGTGGGGTGGCACAGTCTGTGCCCTGCACCTGTCTGCTCCACGTCTGTGCCTTCTGCCAGCATCCCCTCTTTATCCTAGACCACTACTGCCCCCCTTTCCCCCTGCCTGGTGCTTCTGGAGCCTCCTCAACACCGGAGCATACCCAGATGAGACCAGCTCCTTCTAGGGCCCCTCCAACCAGGGATGGccatcccttcccccagcccAAGGTGGAGGACGACAGGCTGACTGTGTAGATGTGGGGGGTGCTGGAGACCTCTTACCCCATGGGACCACAGGGCCCAAGGAGAGGGCCTGGTCAGGCCTGCTGAGAGGGGCTGAGGGGCCAAGAGGTCCTGTCCTGCTGCAGAAGGGCCTTGAGCACCCAGCTGGACCCAAGTCTTGTCTGGGCCCCTACCCCCATGGCTACTGTTGCAGGAAGCGGCTGCCTGGGCAGCAGTCCTTGGTCTGGAGGAGTGAGGGTGGTAGCTGGCAGGGGCTGAAACCAGGAATGTGAGTCCAGGAATGTGGCTGCTCTGCCCACcgaaggagggagggggcagggccaGCAGGGGCAGGGAGGTCTCCAGCTACCTGTAGAGCAGAGCGCAGTGACTTCTGTCACCTTGTGGAGTGAGtggggaggggtctccccctgaTCCCTGTCTCTAGCTACCCATTTTGGCCTAAGGCCCCCTGCCAGGGGAGGGAGCCCGTGGGCGATGAGGTCATCCCTGTCTGTGGCTGCCCAGAGCCCTGGCCAAGGAATCTGACGAGGGGGAGGCCAGGGCTGGCACCACTTCAGTGGAAAATGTGAAGGTGCGGCTGTGGGCCTCAGAGGCCTGGGGGGGCAGCAGCGCCGGCTGCTGTGCCACGTCAGACCCTAGGGCCAGGGAAAGGGCACATGTGGGGTCTGCCAGACTCAGGTGCTCGAGGCCGGTCCctttgctcttgctctctctctttctaaacccaggggggcttacagggagggagagcatggtgGGACAGGTGCTGACATGGTGGCCCTGGCTACAGGACATCCGGAACACAGTGGGCAATGTGCCTCTCGAGTGGTACGAGGACTTCCCGCATGTGGGCTATGACCTGGATGGCAGGCGCATCTACAAGCCCCTGCGGACCCGGGATGAGCTGGACCAGTTTCTGGATAAGATGGACGATCCTGACTTCTGGTCAGTGGGCCtctgggtggggcctggggagTGTCTGGAAGCAAGGGCTTTGGCTCTAACTGGCCGTCCCCCAGGCGCACGGTGAAGGACAGGATGACAGGGCATGACCTGCGGCTGACGGATGAGCAGGTGGCCCTGGTGCAGCGGCTACAGCGAGGCCAGTTTGGGGATGTGAGCTTCAACCCTTATGAGGTAGGTTGGGACAGCTGGCCCTGGGGATCTGGAGCTGGGCTGGGCCCCTGCCTGGACACCACACCTGTCTCCCTAGCCGGCTGTGGACTTCTTCAGCGGGGACATCATGATCCACCCAGTGACCAACCGCCCTGCCGACAAACGCAGCTTCATCCCGTCCCTggtggagagagagaaggtgggagCTGCCTGCCCTCGGGCAGGGTGAGGCCTGTCCCCCAGCAGGCTGAGGCCCTGTGCTCTGTCCTGACCCGAGGCTCCCCATGTAGGTGTCTCGCATGGTGCATGCCATCAAGATGGGCTGGATCCAGCCTCGCCGGCCCCGAGACCCTACCCCCAGATTCTACGACTTGTGGGCACAAGAGGACCCCAACGCTGTGCTGGGGCGCCACAAGATGCATGTGCCTGCCCCCAAGCTGGCCCTGCCTGGCCACGCCGAGTCCTACAACCCCCCTCCTGAGTACCTGCCCACTGAGGAGGAGGTGTGTCTGGGGGGGGTGGGGTCTGGGCTTCGGGGTGCCCTCCTCCCCGCTCACCCCACCTGCCGGTCGGTCTCCACAGCGCTTGGCCTGGGCACAGCAGGAGCCTGGAGAGAGGAAGCTCAATTTCCTGCCACGGAAGTTCCCCAGCCTACGGGCCGTCCCTGCATATGGCCGATTTATCCAGGAGCGCTTTGAGCGCTGTCTTGATCTGTACCTGTGCCCACGTCAGCGGAAGATGAGGGTATGCGGGGTGGCATGAAGATGAGGGGCgctggggcgggggcggggccggggccggggccacGGTGACCAACTGCTCTCCTGCCCCAGGTGAATGTGGACCCCGAAGACCTCATCCCCAGACTGCCACGGCCAAGGGACCTGCAGCCTTTCCCCACGTGCCAGGCCCTGGTGAGTGGGGCCCCGGGGGTGTGGCCAGCACCCTGGCATCTGTCTCCTCACTGTCGCTTCTCCTCTGCAGGTCTACCAGGGCCACAGTGACCTTGTCCGCTGCCTCAGTGTCTCCCCAGGGGGCCAGTGGCTGGTTTCAGGTaggcctgggggcggggggggggtggggtcaGCCCTGTGCTTGGAGGCCGGCTCGGGGGAGCAGGCACTGAGCATCTTCCCGCTCTTCCCAGGCTCAGATGATGGCTCGCTGCGGCTCTGGGAGGTAGCCACTGCCCGCTGCATGGGGACTGTGCCTGTGGGGGCTGTGGTGAGGAGTGTTGCCTGGAACCCCAACCCCAGCATCTGCCTGGTGGCTGCGGCCATGTGAGTGTGGGTCCTGAAGGGCTCTTCATGGGAGGGGTACGGGGGGGGGGACACTGTGCTGAGGGGCTGCCTCTGACCCTGGCCCTGTAGGGATGATGCAGTACTGCTGCTGAACCCAGCCTTGGGGGACCGGCTGCTGGCAAGCAGCACCGACCAGCTGCTGAGCTCCTTCACCCCGCCAGAGGAGCCTGCCCTGCAGCCTGCGCGCTGGGTGGAGGCCCTGGAGGAGGAGCACCCAAGGGGCCTGCGGCTGCGCATCTGTCACGATaaggtgtgtggggggagggcgGTGGATGGGCTTGCCCCAGCCAACAAGCCAGCCTCATGTTCTTTCACAGCCAGTGACGCAGGTGACCTGGCATGGGCGTGGGGACTACCTGGCCGTGGTGCTGGCCACCCCAGGCCATACCCAGGTGCTGATTCACCAGCTGAGCCGACGTCGCAGCCAGAGCCCGTTCCGCCGTAGCCACGGGCAGGTGCAGCGCGTGGCCTTCCACCCCACTCGGCCTTTCCTGTTTGTGGCTTCTCAGCGCAGTGTCCGCGTCTACCACCTGTTGCGCCAGGAGCTCACCAAAAAGCTGATGCCCAACTGCAAGTGGGTGTCCAGCCTGGCTGTGCACCCTGCAGGTGAGGAACACGTCCCTGCGGTGGGGCTGGGGAGTGCACCGTAGACGCACTGGGCACGTCCTGTTGCTGCTCTGGTCCCTAGGTGACAACATCATCTGTGGCAGCTATGACAGTAAGCTGGTGTGGTTCGACCTGGATCTCTCCACCAAGCCGTACAAAGTGCTGAGGTGAGGGGCGCGGCCGGCAGTGGGGCGGCAGGGCCCCTCCCGCCTGCACCTGCTAGCAGTCCCGTCTTCCCCCAGGCACCACAGGAAAGCTCTGCGGGCCGTGGCCTTCCATCCGCGATACCCACTCTTTGCGTCCGGCTCGGACGACGGCAGCATCATCGTCTGCCATGGCATGGTGTACAAGTGAGCGTTGACCCTTGTCTGGCTCCCCGGGGGCGCTCG
Encoded proteins:
- the Bop1 gene encoding ribosome biogenesis protein BOP1, whose translation is MAGERGSRREQLRVQPGKRRPEPEPERELEPEPEKPSLLCNPAPNHNDGSDSGLSDSEESVFSGLEDSGTDSSEDTEEEDRSSCCKGEGSKEETSEEQAQSHTTCLTTEMAGVSCRDEYAEDSSDEEDIRNTVGNVPLEWYEDFPHVGYDLDGRRIYKPLRTRDELDQFLDKMDDPDFWRTVKDRMTGHDLRLTDEQVALVQRLQRGQFGDVSFNPYEPAVDFFSGDIMIHPVTNRPADKRSFIPSLVEREKVSRMVHAIKMGWIQPRRPRDPTPRFYDLWAQEDPNAVLGRHKMHVPAPKLALPGHAESYNPPPEYLPTEEERLAWAQQEPGERKLNFLPRKFPSLRAVPAYGRFIQERFERCLDLYLCPRQRKMRVNVDPEDLIPRLPRPRDLQPFPTCQALVYQGHSDLVRCLSVSPGGQWLVSGSDDGSLRLWEVATARCMGTVPVGAVVRSVAWNPNPSICLVAAAMDDAVLLLNPALGDRLLASSTDQLLSSFTPPEEPALQPARWVEALEEEHPRGLRLRICHDKPVTQVTWHGRGDYLAVVLATPGHTQVLIHQLSRRRSQSPFRRSHGQVQRVAFHPTRPFLFVASQRSVRVYHLLRQELTKKLMPNCKWVSSLAVHPAGDNIICGSYDSKLVWFDLDLSTKPYKVLRHHRKALRAVAFHPRYPLFASGSDDGSIIVCHGMVYNDLLQNPLLVPVKVLKGHVLTRDLGVLDVAFHPTQPWVFSSGADGTVRLFT